The Geomonas ferrireducens genome includes a window with the following:
- a CDS encoding alpha/beta fold hydrolase, whose protein sequence is MNRKAYLATGRMIAMLQGFSKLRVNVHGKENIPGGAVIFVVNHFTRIETVLLPYHIHRLTRVPVWSLADASLFSGPLGRFLDMMGAVSTKNPDRDRVMVKTLLTGEASWIVFPEGRMVKDKELFRKRVLLPSSGVRPRSGAATLALRTEFYRQRMLRLQQVAPDEVTRLQGMFQLTGLAPLAKGPCHIVPVNITYYPLRARENALSRLSELFLSDASPRLKEEILTEGSMLLSGVDIDIRFGRAIDPSAYLAGREIESDILSTASYGFDDQLPSLPEMKRQANRLVQRCMSSIYDLTTVNHDHLFASMLRAYPFLSINEDDFRRRVFLLATQCLQETTCHLHQSLRTGQVPLLTDDRYHKYREFSELAIEKGVAVRRDGTLVKDRSKFSAPFEMQRARIDNPVGVIANEVLPLTTLQREVHLMAWHPAWLVRRRVAGLLEEQALEEYREDYATFFREGESKGIEVGAPALLEGRSRALGVVLVHGLLSVPAQMMELARYLQGKGLWVYLVRLKGHGTSPEDLARRSGGDWVESVDLGYALLSTICERVVVGGFSFGGGVALDCAGRVGKVAGAFAVCPPQRLLDVSSRFAPAVTVWNRVMDVFSYQWAKKEFVESVPERPELNYARIPIAALRAMERFMAELEPRLATICAPALVLQAEGDPVVDPRGSQRLFEMLGSTRKDYRRFPLERHGILAGEGAGEVHAAVWEFIEGIMKGGAEAPRPAPVRDTAQAK, encoded by the coding sequence ATGAACCGCAAGGCTTACCTAGCCACCGGCCGGATGATCGCCATGCTGCAGGGGTTCTCCAAGCTGCGCGTGAACGTGCACGGCAAGGAGAATATCCCCGGGGGGGCGGTCATCTTCGTGGTGAACCACTTCACCCGCATCGAGACGGTGCTCCTCCCCTACCATATCCACCGCCTGACCCGCGTGCCGGTCTGGTCGCTCGCCGACGCCTCGCTCTTTTCCGGACCTCTCGGGCGCTTTCTCGACATGATGGGGGCGGTCTCGACGAAGAATCCCGACCGCGACCGGGTCATGGTGAAGACCCTCTTGACCGGAGAGGCGAGCTGGATCGTCTTCCCCGAGGGGAGGATGGTGAAGGACAAGGAGCTCTTCAGAAAGCGCGTGCTCCTTCCCTCCAGCGGCGTGCGCCCGCGCTCGGGGGCTGCAACCCTCGCCCTGCGCACTGAGTTCTACCGGCAGCGCATGCTGAGGCTGCAACAGGTGGCCCCGGATGAGGTGACGCGCCTGCAGGGGATGTTCCAGCTTACCGGGCTTGCTCCCCTCGCCAAGGGGCCGTGCCACATCGTCCCGGTGAACATCACCTACTATCCTCTGAGGGCCAGGGAGAACGCCCTCAGCAGGCTTTCCGAGCTCTTCCTCTCGGATGCCTCCCCGCGCCTTAAGGAGGAGATCCTCACCGAGGGGAGCATGCTCCTTTCCGGGGTGGACATCGACATCCGCTTCGGCAGGGCCATCGATCCCTCCGCCTACCTGGCCGGCCGGGAGATCGAGTCGGACATACTCTCCACGGCGAGCTACGGCTTCGACGATCAGCTCCCTTCGCTGCCCGAGATGAAGCGGCAGGCGAACCGACTCGTGCAGCGCTGCATGAGCAGTATTTACGATCTAACCACGGTGAACCACGACCACCTGTTCGCCTCCATGCTTCGGGCCTACCCCTTCCTCAGCATCAACGAGGACGATTTCCGCCGCCGGGTTTTCCTGCTCGCGACGCAATGCCTTCAGGAGACCACCTGCCATTTGCACCAAAGCCTCAGGACCGGGCAGGTTCCCCTTTTGACCGACGACCGCTACCACAAGTACCGCGAGTTCAGCGAGCTCGCCATCGAGAAGGGGGTGGCGGTGCGCCGCGACGGGACGCTCGTGAAGGACAGGAGCAAGTTCTCGGCCCCCTTCGAGATGCAGCGGGCGCGGATCGACAACCCGGTCGGGGTCATCGCCAACGAGGTGCTCCCGCTCACCACGCTGCAGCGCGAGGTGCACCTCATGGCGTGGCATCCCGCGTGGCTTGTGCGCAGGAGGGTGGCGGGACTGCTCGAGGAGCAGGCGCTGGAGGAATACCGGGAGGATTACGCCACCTTCTTCCGTGAGGGGGAGAGCAAGGGGATCGAGGTCGGCGCACCCGCCCTTTTGGAAGGAAGGTCGCGCGCCCTGGGCGTGGTGCTCGTGCACGGTCTCCTCTCGGTCCCGGCACAGATGATGGAGCTTGCCCGCTACCTGCAGGGAAAGGGGCTCTGGGTCTACCTTGTGCGCCTGAAGGGGCACGGCACCTCTCCGGAGGACCTCGCCCGGCGCAGCGGTGGTGATTGGGTGGAGTCGGTGGATTTGGGCTACGCCCTTTTGAGCACCATCTGTGAGCGCGTCGTGGTGGGGGGGTTCTCCTTCGGCGGCGGCGTGGCGCTTGACTGCGCCGGCCGGGTCGGCAAGGTGGCCGGTGCCTTCGCCGTCTGCCCGCCGCAGCGGCTCCTAGACGTCTCCTCCCGCTTCGCCCCCGCAGTCACGGTCTGGAACCGCGTCATGGACGTCTTCAGCTATCAGTGGGCGAAGAAGGAGTTCGTCGAGAGCGTCCCGGAGCGGCCGGAATTGAACTACGCCCGCATCCCGATCGCCGCGCTGCGGGCGATGGAGCGCTTCATGGCCGAGCTGGAACCGAGGCTTGCGACGATCTGTGCTCCCGCCCTGGTGCTGCAGGCGGAGGGGGACCCGGTGGTCGACCCGCGCGGTTCGCAGCGTCTGTTCGAGATGCTGGGGAGCACCCGGAAGGATTATCGGCGCTTCCCACTTGAGCGCCACGGCATCCTGGCCGGCGAGGGGGCGGGCGAGGTGCACGCCGCGGTGTGGGAATTCATCGAAGGGAT
- a CDS encoding chemotaxis protein CheW: MAVETITETTQYLTFKLENELFALDIGKVREVLDFTTITKVPQTPDYMRGVINLRGSVVPVVDLRLKFGMAMAEQTVNTCVIIVEVELEGEKVVMGAMADAVQEVMDLEPDQIEPPPRIGTKLNTDFIKGMGKHNEQFIIILDIDKVFTSGELELVQNLEGQAA; encoded by the coding sequence ATGGCGGTCGAGACTATCACGGAAACAACCCAGTATCTCACCTTCAAGCTCGAGAACGAGCTGTTCGCCCTGGACATCGGCAAAGTACGGGAAGTGTTGGATTTCACAACCATCACCAAGGTCCCGCAGACCCCCGACTACATGCGCGGCGTCATCAACCTGCGCGGCAGCGTCGTTCCCGTCGTCGACCTTCGCCTGAAGTTCGGCATGGCGATGGCGGAGCAGACCGTGAACACCTGTGTCATCATCGTCGAGGTGGAACTCGAAGGTGAGAAGGTGGTCATGGGGGCGATGGCCGACGCGGTCCAAGAGGTGATGGACCTGGAGCCGGACCAGATTGAGCCGCCGCCGCGCATAGGGACCAAACTCAACACCGACTTCATCAAGGGGATGGGGAAGCACAACGAACAGTTCATCATCATCCTCGACATCGACAAGGTCTTCACCAGCGGCGAGCTGGAGTTGGTCCAGAACCTCGAGGGACAAGCGGCGTAA
- a CDS encoding glycerophosphodiester phosphodiesterase: MPTTPLIIGHRGASRDAPENTLASFRLAFEQGADGIEADFRLTRDGRVVCLHDAGLARTAGSDLTVAGASLAELERLDLGAWKGEAWRGERIPTLAGVLALLPPGKRLFIEIKCGAEIIEELALDLERAQVSPEAIRFLTFDRNLVVSLRERLPAYRTCWLCDYRWRGAWHPSQREVLATLEEIGADGLASRDRAILDAPFVRQLRDRELELHVWTVDAARAAQRLCGLGVDSIMTNRPGWLRGALERRMERS; encoded by the coding sequence ATGCCCACCACCCCGCTCATCATCGGCCACCGCGGCGCCTCCCGCGACGCACCCGAGAACACCCTCGCCTCGTTCCGCTTGGCCTTCGAACAGGGTGCCGACGGCATTGAGGCCGATTTCCGCCTCACCCGCGACGGCAGGGTCGTCTGCCTGCACGACGCCGGGCTCGCCCGTACCGCCGGGAGCGATTTGACCGTGGCCGGCGCCTCGCTTGCCGAGCTGGAGCGTCTCGACCTTGGGGCATGGAAGGGGGAGGCCTGGCGCGGCGAGCGCATCCCGACCCTCGCCGGCGTGCTCGCGCTCCTTCCCCCAGGTAAAAGGCTCTTCATCGAGATAAAGTGCGGCGCCGAGATCATCGAGGAGTTGGCGCTCGACCTCGAACGCGCCCAAGTCTCCCCGGAAGCGATCCGCTTTTTGACCTTCGACCGCAACCTCGTCGTATCCCTTAGAGAGCGTCTCCCTGCCTACCGTACCTGCTGGCTGTGCGACTACCGCTGGCGTGGAGCATGGCACCCTTCGCAGCGCGAGGTGCTTGCGACCCTCGAAGAGATCGGCGCCGACGGCCTCGCGAGCAGGGACCGCGCCATTCTGGATGCCCCCTTCGTTCGGCAGTTGCGCGACCGGGAGCTCGAGCTCCACGTCTGGACCGTGGACGCTGCCCGCGCCGCCCAAAGGCTCTGCGGTCTCGGCGTCGACTCCATCATGACCAACCGCCCCGGTTGGCTAAGGGGCGCACTTGAGCGCCGGATGGAGCGATCATGA
- a CDS encoding phosphate acyltransferase encodes MNIGANLRAVLAAKGVAQEEVREALGWDADTLDRVLSDRLSPGISELLRLATWLGVGISRLLGEEEERARRAVKTGRNERVGVDRREFLHYESLAHAFAGRHIEPFVVDLYRAQAPPEVSRHPGEEFLFVLSGTLQVTVDGEVFHLEEGDSLYFDSVLPHALVSLSEHCRMVAAFYKGESMLQLTKGHGMKRVIEAARLAPRRSLVLVSPDAASMKAVNKGIEEGILERVFLVGDPARVRESCASLLIFEKQYRFVPVTGDDVEREAARRGVELIASGTGDLLMKGALNTAVLMKAVLSRKEGIGSGRRLSNVSIFELPGVERLIFLTDPAINPELFAHQEASSAIDIIDNAVQVARALGVERPKVALLEANEVPSENIPTTLLEQELSNRQWPHAEVSGPLSYDLALYPDAVAKKGLEGNPVAGRADIIVVPHISGGNFLYKSWVFTMGAEVANVVLGAKAPIILTSRSDSDLTKFLTICASSLYSHYLQRTV; translated from the coding sequence ATGAACATCGGGGCTAATCTGAGGGCGGTTCTCGCGGCGAAGGGAGTGGCGCAGGAAGAGGTGCGCGAGGCGCTCGGGTGGGACGCCGACACCTTGGACCGGGTGCTCTCGGACCGGCTCTCTCCCGGCATCTCTGAGCTTTTGCGGCTCGCCACCTGGCTCGGCGTCGGCATCTCGCGCCTCCTCGGCGAAGAGGAGGAACGCGCCAGGCGGGCGGTGAAGACCGGCAGGAACGAACGGGTCGGTGTGGACCGGCGCGAGTTTCTCCACTACGAAAGCCTCGCGCATGCCTTCGCGGGACGCCACATCGAACCTTTCGTGGTCGACCTGTACCGCGCCCAGGCCCCCCCGGAGGTGAGCCGCCACCCCGGCGAGGAGTTCCTCTTTGTCCTGTCGGGGACGCTGCAGGTCACCGTGGACGGGGAGGTCTTTCACCTGGAGGAGGGAGACTCGCTCTACTTCGACTCGGTGCTGCCCCACGCGCTGGTATCCCTGAGCGAGCACTGCCGGATGGTTGCCGCGTTCTACAAGGGCGAGTCGATGCTGCAGCTCACCAAGGGGCACGGCATGAAGAGGGTGATCGAGGCGGCAAGGCTCGCCCCGCGCCGCAGCCTGGTGCTCGTCTCACCCGACGCCGCCTCGATGAAGGCGGTGAACAAGGGGATCGAGGAAGGGATCCTGGAGCGGGTTTTCCTGGTGGGGGACCCCGCACGGGTGCGCGAGAGTTGCGCGTCGCTTCTTATCTTCGAGAAGCAGTACCGGTTCGTCCCGGTCACCGGCGACGATGTCGAGCGCGAAGCGGCCCGCCGCGGCGTCGAGCTCATCGCCTCCGGCACGGGGGACCTCCTGATGAAGGGGGCGCTCAACACTGCAGTCCTCATGAAGGCGGTGCTCTCCAGGAAGGAAGGGATCGGTTCCGGCAGGCGGCTCTCCAACGTGAGCATCTTCGAGCTCCCCGGCGTCGAGCGTCTCATCTTCCTTACCGACCCCGCCATTAACCCCGAGCTTTTCGCCCACCAGGAGGCGTCTTCCGCGATCGACATCATCGACAACGCGGTCCAGGTGGCGCGCGCCCTGGGCGTGGAACGCCCCAAGGTGGCGCTCCTCGAGGCGAACGAGGTCCCCTCCGAGAACATCCCGACCACGCTCTTAGAACAGGAGCTCTCGAACCGGCAGTGGCCGCATGCCGAGGTGAGCGGCCCGCTCTCCTACGACCTCGCGCTCTACCCGGACGCGGTGGCGAAGAAGGGGCTCGAAGGGAATCCCGTGGCCGGGCGCGCGGACATCATCGTCGTCCCACACATCTCCGGGGGGAACTTCCTCTACAAGAGCTGGGTCTTCACCATGGGGGCCGAGGTGGCCAACGTGGTGCTCGGCGCGAAGGCCCCCATCATCCTCACCTCCAGAAGCGACAGCGACCTCACCAAGTTCCTCACCATCTGCGCGAGCTCGCTCTACAGCCATTACCTGCAGCGGACCGTCTAA
- the buk gene encoding butyrate kinase: MNILAIDPGSTSTKIGVFRGGTLTKGSIEHPRAEMEHFPRVMDQLGYRMDAIRAYLRETGVDGVAWDAVVGRGGLIRPVPSGVYLAEEPLIKDLEDGVSGEHAANLGGVLAHAMAAGKGVPAYVVDPPVIDEMWPVARLSGMAGIERRSMFHALNQKAVARDVARELGRDYAELNLIVVHMGGGITAGAHRKGLVVDVNNGLNGDGPFSPERTGGLPVVGVLELVERGAFTTGELKGIVARRGGVYSYLNTVDMREVEARAQQGDAEASLVQEAMIYQIAKEIGGLAAALSGAVDGIVLTGGLAFGAAVVEGVRRRVEFIAPVFVRPGEFEIEALVDGALRVLSGVEAARRYAGGTDEHRG, encoded by the coding sequence ATGAACATCCTTGCCATCGACCCCGGCTCCACCTCGACGAAGATCGGCGTCTTTCGCGGCGGAACGCTCACCAAGGGTTCGATCGAGCATCCCCGCGCCGAGATGGAGCATTTTCCGCGCGTCATGGACCAGCTCGGCTACCGCATGGACGCCATCCGCGCGTACCTGCGCGAGACCGGGGTGGACGGGGTCGCCTGGGACGCCGTGGTGGGGCGCGGGGGACTGATCCGTCCTGTCCCGAGCGGCGTCTACCTGGCGGAGGAGCCGCTCATAAAGGACCTCGAGGACGGGGTGAGCGGTGAGCATGCGGCCAACCTGGGTGGCGTTCTTGCGCACGCCATGGCAGCGGGCAAGGGCGTTCCCGCATACGTGGTCGATCCCCCGGTCATCGACGAGATGTGGCCGGTGGCGCGGCTTTCCGGCATGGCCGGCATCGAGCGGCGCAGCATGTTCCATGCACTGAACCAGAAGGCGGTGGCGCGTGACGTGGCGCGGGAACTGGGGCGGGACTACGCGGAATTAAACCTGATCGTGGTGCACATGGGGGGCGGCATCACCGCGGGCGCACACCGAAAGGGGCTCGTCGTTGATGTGAACAACGGACTGAACGGCGACGGGCCGTTCTCGCCGGAGCGGACCGGGGGGCTCCCGGTGGTCGGGGTGCTCGAGCTCGTGGAGCGGGGTGCCTTCACCACCGGTGAACTGAAGGGGATCGTGGCACGCCGCGGCGGCGTCTACTCCTACCTGAACACGGTCGACATGCGCGAGGTGGAGGCGCGGGCGCAGCAGGGGGACGCCGAGGCGAGCCTCGTGCAGGAGGCGATGATCTACCAGATCGCCAAGGAGATCGGCGGGCTTGCCGCAGCGCTTTCCGGTGCGGTCGACGGCATCGTGCTGACCGGCGGGCTCGCTTTCGGTGCCGCCGTGGTGGAAGGGGTGCGCAGGAGGGTGGAGTTCATCGCCCCGGTTTTCGTGCGGCCGGGGGAGTTCGAGATCGAGGCGCTCGTCGACGGCGCGCTCCGGGTCCTCTCCGGGGTGGAGGCGGCGCGGCGCTACGCGGGAGGAACCGATGAACATCGGGGCTAA
- a CDS encoding pyridoxamine 5'-phosphate oxidase family protein, with product MDDMLRRKDRQLSAQTANDLLAQGKICHLALAAHDEPYLVTMNYGYRDTTLYFHCAGAGKKLELLRQNSRVCFTVIADTKLVASEKACDFTMKYRSVVGYGTARLVEGHEEKSRALDIIMAQYAPEAFEFPQAGMAATTVFVVDIESMTAKSNY from the coding sequence ATGGATGACATGCTGAGGAGAAAGGACCGGCAGCTTTCCGCCCAGACTGCCAATGATCTGCTGGCGCAGGGTAAGATCTGCCACTTGGCGCTTGCAGCCCACGACGAACCGTACCTGGTAACCATGAACTACGGCTACCGGGACACCACCCTGTACTTCCACTGCGCCGGAGCGGGCAAGAAGCTGGAACTTTTGCGTCAGAACAGCCGCGTCTGCTTCACCGTGATCGCCGATACCAAGCTGGTCGCCTCGGAAAAGGCCTGCGACTTCACCATGAAGTACCGCAGCGTGGTCGGCTACGGAACGGCACGCCTGGTGGAGGGGCACGAGGAAAAGTCCCGAGCGCTCGATATCATCATGGCGCAGTACGCGCCGGAAGCCTTCGAATTTCCCCAGGCCGGAATGGCCGCCACCACCGTCTTCGTCGTCGACATTGAATCCATGACCGCCAAAAGCAACTACTGA
- a CDS encoding response regulator — protein sequence MQTTKIILADDHALVRQCIGAILGKTPGIEVVAEAATGMEAIRLACELQPDLILMDLVMPEGGGIEASRCIVSAFPNVKVLILSCHGDARSVREAFGVGAKGYLMKNCDAQELLHAINVVSEDRVYLSPALSESLGIELPTALLKKSPLSRREEEVLTLIASGKTSREVAVLLEISPKTVETHRMHIMKKLNLNSVASLTKYAIRQGLLPLD from the coding sequence ATGCAGACAACTAAGATTATCCTTGCCGACGATCATGCCCTGGTCCGCCAGTGCATCGGCGCCATCCTTGGAAAAACCCCCGGAATTGAAGTCGTGGCCGAGGCCGCTACCGGCATGGAGGCGATAAGGCTTGCCTGCGAGCTGCAGCCGGACCTGATTCTCATGGACCTGGTGATGCCCGAAGGTGGCGGCATCGAGGCGAGCCGCTGCATCGTCTCGGCCTTCCCCAACGTCAAGGTGCTGATCCTCTCCTGTCATGGCGACGCCCGTTCCGTGCGTGAGGCTTTCGGCGTCGGGGCAAAGGGGTACCTGATGAAGAACTGCGACGCACAGGAGCTGCTCCATGCCATCAACGTGGTGTCCGAAGACCGCGTTTACCTGAGCCCAGCCCTTTCCGAGTCGCTCGGCATCGAGCTTCCCACCGCTCTCCTGAAAAAGTCCCCCCTGAGCCGTCGCGAGGAGGAGGTTCTGACGCTGATTGCGAGCGGGAAGACGTCGCGGGAGGTGGCAGTACTCCTGGAGATAAGCCCCAAGACGGTGGAGACCCACCGCATGCACATCATGAAGAAACTTAACTTAAACAGTGTGGCTAGCCTCACCAAGTATGCGATAAGACAAGGATTATTGCCTCTGGACTAG
- a CDS encoding methyl-accepting chemotaxis protein: MKWFTNLKVSTKLVSAFVAVCIITAAVGLLGIRNMGTINDMADSMYAKELLGLSYVKEANINLIYISRAEKNFLLATSRQEREKYLGNMNKYKAGYKEWLDKARPLFTAEKGKEILKRLEAANEEWFAVQQKVIELGANDKLNDSTASVALSFGEARNKQTVVDDTLTELARLKESNAKEASEETTRIYQSSMKAMVGLVAGGVLLGLILGIVISRMISVPLRRGVEFASAVASGDLTQTIDVDSKDEVGQLAAAMNGMVAKLRGIVAEVKSASDNVASGSQQLSSGAEEMSQGATEQAASAEEASSSMEEMSSNIRQNADNAMQTEKIAVKSAQDAREGGQAVQETVGAMKEIAGKITIIEEIARQTNLLALNAAIEAARAGEHGKGFAVVASEVRKLAERSQKAAAEISDLSASSVDVAVKAGELLAKMVPDIQKTAELVQEISAASREQDTGADQINRAIQQLDQVIQANAGASEEMASTAEELSSQAEQLQTAVAFFKIDDHARRVAAKSARVGGAQQGSVNGAAVQGKKMTRSKGVAGGSKGVAKKAVGHDIDLTDAKEMSDSDFEHY; the protein is encoded by the coding sequence ATGAAATGGTTCACCAATCTGAAGGTCAGTACCAAGTTAGTCTCGGCTTTCGTAGCAGTCTGTATCATCACCGCGGCGGTCGGCCTGCTCGGCATCCGCAACATGGGCACCATCAACGACATGGCCGATTCCATGTACGCGAAGGAGCTGCTGGGGCTTTCCTACGTCAAGGAAGCTAACATAAACCTGATCTACATCTCCCGCGCCGAAAAGAACTTCCTCCTCGCGACGAGCCGTCAGGAGCGCGAGAAGTACCTCGGCAACATGAACAAGTACAAGGCGGGGTACAAGGAGTGGCTGGACAAGGCGCGTCCCCTGTTCACGGCTGAGAAGGGAAAGGAAATCCTGAAACGGCTGGAGGCGGCCAACGAGGAGTGGTTTGCCGTCCAGCAGAAGGTGATAGAGCTCGGCGCCAATGACAAGCTGAACGACAGCACCGCTTCGGTGGCGCTCTCCTTCGGCGAGGCGAGGAACAAGCAGACGGTGGTGGACGATACCCTTACCGAGCTTGCGCGGCTCAAGGAGTCCAACGCCAAGGAGGCGTCCGAGGAGACCACCAGGATCTACCAGTCGAGCATGAAGGCGATGGTCGGACTGGTGGCAGGCGGCGTGCTGCTCGGACTGATCCTCGGGATCGTCATCTCCAGGATGATCAGCGTGCCGCTTAGGCGCGGCGTCGAGTTCGCCTCGGCGGTCGCAAGCGGCGACCTGACCCAGACTATCGACGTGGACAGCAAGGACGAGGTGGGGCAGCTAGCTGCGGCGATGAACGGAATGGTGGCGAAGCTAAGGGGGATCGTTGCCGAGGTGAAGAGCGCCTCCGACAACGTCGCCTCCGGAAGCCAGCAGCTTTCCTCCGGGGCCGAGGAAATGTCACAGGGGGCCACGGAGCAGGCGGCTTCGGCAGAGGAGGCGTCGTCCTCGATGGAAGAGATGTCGTCCAACATCCGCCAGAACGCCGACAACGCCATGCAGACCGAGAAGATCGCCGTGAAATCGGCCCAGGACGCCCGCGAGGGGGGGCAGGCGGTTCAGGAGACGGTCGGCGCGATGAAGGAGATCGCCGGAAAAATCACCATTATCGAGGAGATCGCGCGGCAGACGAACCTCCTGGCGCTGAACGCCGCCATAGAGGCGGCCAGGGCGGGTGAGCACGGCAAAGGATTCGCCGTGGTCGCCTCCGAGGTGAGAAAGCTTGCGGAAAGGAGTCAGAAGGCCGCGGCCGAGATCAGCGATCTTTCCGCCAGCAGTGTGGATGTGGCGGTGAAGGCGGGCGAGCTCCTCGCTAAGATGGTTCCGGACATCCAGAAGACGGCGGAGTTGGTACAGGAGATCAGCGCGGCAAGCAGGGAGCAGGATACCGGCGCAGACCAGATCAACCGCGCCATTCAGCAACTGGACCAGGTGATCCAGGCAAACGCCGGCGCCTCCGAGGAGATGGCCTCCACCGCCGAGGAACTTTCGAGCCAGGCGGAGCAGCTGCAGACGGCAGTCGCCTTTTTCAAGATCGACGACCATGCAAGGCGTGTCGCCGCGAAGTCCGCGAGGGTAGGCGGGGCTCAACAGGGGAGCGTCAACGGCGCCGCGGTGCAGGGTAAGAAAATGACCCGCTCTAAGGGTGTTGCCGGCGGTTCCAAGGGGGTTGCCAAGAAGGCGGTCGGGCACGACATCGACCTCACCGATGCAAAAGAGATGTCCGACTCCGATTTCGAGCATTACTGA
- a CDS encoding PAS domain-containing sensor histidine kinase translates to MPEMAGGGGRKSDEILQAMLKGTPDLVYAKDLEGRYLFINEQAARMYGRPAEAIVGADDSAIFPDEVVQVIRENDHHVIATGKNATVQETFTDAAGVERIFLATRGPLFDHDGAVTGLFSISREITEQVGAQEALLVHQQQLRELAIELSLAEEKERRRIASELHDEIGQSLSLAKLKLSGIGSEEKLPGGAARTVREVVGLLERAIREVRTLTFQISPPLLYEVGFEAAVEWLAEQFEAKYRLRVSLDSAPVPSPLEEELSSTLYHAVRELLVNVVKHAEARQVRIAIRRRVGRIEVIVEDDGKGISPCASSASGGFGLFNIRQRVQHLGGEVTVTSGAGGTSVTIAVPAGAVDAAGGEE, encoded by the coding sequence ATGCCTGAGATGGCAGGGGGAGGGGGGAGAAAAAGCGACGAGATCCTGCAGGCGATGCTTAAAGGCACGCCGGACCTTGTGTATGCCAAGGACCTCGAGGGACGCTACCTCTTCATCAACGAGCAGGCTGCCCGGATGTACGGCAGGCCCGCCGAGGCGATTGTGGGCGCGGACGACAGCGCTATTTTTCCCGACGAGGTGGTGCAGGTGATACGGGAAAACGACCACCACGTCATCGCCACCGGGAAAAACGCGACGGTGCAGGAAACCTTCACCGACGCGGCCGGGGTCGAGCGCATCTTCCTCGCCACCAGGGGGCCGCTCTTCGACCATGACGGCGCCGTCACCGGCCTCTTCAGCATCTCGCGCGAGATAACCGAACAGGTGGGGGCGCAGGAGGCGCTGCTCGTCCACCAGCAACAGCTGAGGGAACTGGCCATCGAGCTCTCCCTGGCCGAGGAGAAGGAGAGGCGTCGCATCGCCTCGGAGCTCCATGACGAGATCGGACAGAGCCTGTCGCTCGCGAAGCTCAAGCTGAGCGGCATCGGTTCGGAGGAGAAGCTTCCCGGCGGCGCGGCGCGGACGGTCCGTGAAGTGGTGGGTCTCTTGGAACGTGCAATACGCGAAGTGAGGACACTCACCTTCCAGATCAGCCCACCCCTTCTGTACGAGGTGGGGTTCGAGGCCGCGGTGGAGTGGCTCGCGGAGCAGTTTGAAGCGAAGTACCGGCTGCGCGTATCCCTGGATAGCGCGCCGGTCCCGTCCCCCCTGGAGGAGGAGCTGAGTTCCACCCTGTACCATGCGGTGCGAGAACTCCTCGTCAACGTGGTGAAGCACGCCGAAGCGCGGCAGGTACGCATAGCTATCAGGCGGCGGGTCGGGCGCATCGAGGTCATCGTGGAGGACGACGGCAAGGGGATCTCTCCTTGTGCCTCCTCCGCAAGCGGGGGCTTCGGTCTTTTCAACATAAGACAACGGGTGCAGCACCTGGGGGGCGAGGTAACGGTGACTTCCGGAGCCGGCGGCACGAGCGTTACCATCGCGGTCCCCGCGGGGGCGGTCGACGCTGCAGGGGGAGAGGAGTAG
- a CDS encoding response regulator produces the protein MIRVMIVDDHGIVREGVRILLEKLEDVQVVAEAENGRVALELAAGAAPDVVLMDMSMPGMNGIETTQRMADLFPAVKVLILSMHKDRRFVAQAFRAGARGYLLKDCSSAELVKAVRTVASGERYVCSGIIGVVIDDYIRRVPDSFEQAGPALTPREKEVLQLLAEGNNAKNIAFLLKINVKTVDTHRQQIMKKLKLHSIAELTKYAIREGVTSMEH, from the coding sequence ATGATTCGCGTCATGATAGTCGATGATCACGGGATCGTTCGGGAGGGGGTCCGGATCCTTTTGGAAAAATTGGAGGACGTCCAGGTCGTCGCCGAGGCGGAAAACGGCAGGGTCGCGCTCGAGCTCGCGGCAGGTGCCGCGCCGGACGTGGTGCTCATGGACATGAGCATGCCCGGGATGAACGGCATCGAGACCACGCAGCGCATGGCCGATCTCTTTCCCGCCGTCAAGGTGCTCATCCTCTCCATGCACAAGGACCGTCGCTTCGTCGCCCAGGCGTTCAGGGCGGGGGCGCGCGGCTATCTGCTCAAGGACTGCAGTTCGGCAGAGCTGGTTAAGGCCGTCAGGACGGTGGCCTCCGGGGAGCGGTACGTATGCTCCGGCATCATCGGCGTCGTCATCGATGACTACATAAGGCGGGTGCCCGACTCCTTCGAGCAGGCGGGCCCCGCGCTCACCCCGAGGGAGAAGGAGGTGCTGCAGCTTTTAGCGGAGGGGAACAACGCGAAGAACATCGCGTTCCTGCTGAAGATCAACGTGAAGACGGTCGACACCCACCGCCAGCAGATCATGAAGAAGCTCAAGCTGCACTCCATCGCCGAGCTCACCAAGTACGCCATACGTGAGGGCGTGACCAGCATGGAACACTGA